A part of Bacteroidia bacterium genomic DNA contains:
- a CDS encoding DUF6029 family protein, which yields MVDTFTTFIKAILFAVSVVFFPTFLLAQEGNAGSISGSFQSDVQYLFPDSIIGASAVDEHVLSNSFLQLTYQKNQFSAGVRYEAYLNPLLGFDQRYKGQGLPYRFASYNSDKLDITVGNFYDQFGNGIIFRAYQEWALGIDNSIDGIRAKFSPIPGFYVKGFIGKQRKFWERTSSLIRGADTELNLNQATAFLRESKLGITIGASVVNKFQEDDDLILKLPENVSAFSARTRLNYGNFAMDAEYAYKINDPFQLNRYVYNPGNALYVNATYSQKGLGINVSAKRIDNMDFRSERTVSLQELSLSFLPAISKLHTYRLPTLYPYATQLNGEVGIQASILYTIQKGTKLGGKYGTQLTVNYSRISGLDTVFTEPKFRYESSFMGDLHNLYFEDINFEFNKRWTKNLRTILTYIHLKYNQNVITLGTNNGGHELVDTHIGVIEAQYKIARKVSVRGELQHMYTKQDMGSWAMVLGELSISPNWYITVFDEYNYGNPDPDLRVHYYNFSFAYAFEANRISLGYSRQRRGLLCVGGICREVPASNGFGLALSSSF from the coding sequence ATGGTTGATACTTTTACTACTTTCATTAAGGCAATATTGTTTGCGGTATCTGTAGTTTTTTTCCCTACTTTTCTGCTCGCACAGGAAGGGAATGCAGGCAGTATCAGCGGCAGTTTTCAATCAGATGTGCAGTATCTGTTTCCTGATTCGATTATCGGTGCATCTGCGGTAGATGAGCATGTGCTTTCCAACAGCTTTTTACAGCTTACGTATCAGAAAAACCAGTTTAGCGCCGGCGTGCGATATGAAGCTTACCTCAATCCGCTGCTGGGCTTTGATCAGCGGTATAAAGGCCAGGGATTGCCATACCGGTTTGCCTCCTATAACTCAGACAAACTGGATATTACCGTCGGCAATTTTTACGATCAGTTTGGAAATGGAATTATATTCCGCGCTTATCAGGAGTGGGCATTGGGAATTGATAATTCCATCGACGGCATTCGCGCCAAATTTTCGCCTATACCCGGCTTTTATGTCAAGGGATTCATTGGAAAGCAGCGCAAGTTTTGGGAAAGAACTTCTTCGTTGATCCGGGGAGCAGATACAGAACTCAACCTCAATCAGGCAACCGCATTTTTGAGAGAGTCAAAGTTGGGCATTACGATTGGAGCGAGTGTTGTGAATAAATTTCAGGAAGACGACGACCTGATTTTAAAGCTTCCGGAGAATGTTTCCGCATTTTCTGCAAGAACCCGCCTCAATTATGGAAATTTTGCCATGGATGCAGAATATGCCTACAAAATCAACGATCCTTTTCAACTCAACCGATATGTCTATAATCCCGGAAATGCGCTTTATGTGAATGCAACCTATTCGCAAAAAGGATTGGGGATAAATGTCAGTGCCAAACGAATCGATAATATGGATTTTCGTTCGGAGCGAACGGTTTCTCTTCAGGAGTTATCGCTGAGTTTTCTCCCGGCAATCTCCAAACTCCACACCTACCGGCTGCCTACCCTCTATCCCTATGCGACACAACTCAACGGAGAAGTGGGGATTCAGGCGAGTATTCTTTACACGATTCAGAAGGGGACAAAACTGGGCGGAAAATACGGCACCCAACTCACGGTGAACTATTCACGGATCAGCGGACTGGATACGGTATTTACAGAGCCCAAATTCCGCTACGAATCATCGTTTATGGGCGATCTTCACAACCTGTATTTTGAAGATATCAATTTTGAATTCAACAAAAGGTGGACAAAAAACCTTCGCACGATCCTCACCTATATCCACCTCAAATACAACCAGAATGTCATCACACTGGGTACAAATAATGGAGGGCACGAACTGGTAGACACCCATATCGGGGTGATTGAGGCGCAATATAAAATCGCCCGGAAAGTATCTGTAAGAGGCGAATTGCAACATATGTACACCAAACAGGATATGGGCAGTTGGGCGATGGTTTTGGGAGAATTATCGATTTCCCCCAACTGGTATATTACCGTTTTTGATGAATATAACTATGGAAATCCCGATCCCGACTTACGGGTACATTATTATAATTTTTCATTCGCTTACGCTTTTGAAGCCAACCGCATTTCGTTGGGTTACAGCCGCCAGCGCAGAGGATTACTATGTGTGGGTGGAATCTGCCGGGAAGTACCGGCCTCCAACGGTTTTGGCCTTGCACTTAGCAGTTCGTTTTGA
- a CDS encoding acyl-CoA dehydrogenase produces the protein MKNPSSVTPLSPGQMSTGVSYFLPLIYIAWSDEVLTPTEIASLEAIVKKQEWLEPDEKNIIISYLNPKNAPSRMELTDWKQTILQAAENLPVSSRNDLLKLSREIAGISSSGKMEAAAMIALQEVEDALGLITKEAVSELLQERHAETPVELPKIPTPSFDTVVLQNLLDGPEKPTLDKVRRLLADPVFSLEKVSPVKEIYRETILSWCQMLADQGLGALSYPIETGGENNMAKYIAVFETLGYHDLSLAIKFGVQFGLFGGSILGLGTEIHHKKYLPDAGALKLPGCFAMTEANHGSNVKDIETTATYDIHSQEFIIHTPHYHAHKEYIGNAAVHGKMATVFAQLYTGGECYGVHAIVVPIRDENGQPLPGVRIEDSGRKLGLNGVDNGRIWFDQVRVPRENLLNRFADVSPEGEYSSPITSDSRRFFTMLGTLVGGRVCVPIAGLSAAKTGLTIAIRYGAKRRQFGPAGQPETVILDYQTHQRRLLPLLANAYAYHFAHRYMAQRFLSQSEADARELEALAAGLKAMSTWNTTRTLQECREACGGNGYLAVNRFADLKADTEIFTTFEGDNTVLMQLVAKGRLTDFRQEFSSMNFFGIVNYAARQAAKSLLEQNPFVIRTTGEDHLRDSEFHLSMFRYREEDMVMSSARRLKQRIESGMDSYQAFIEVQYHLMGMAEAYVDRVVLEQFVQAVEACEDPALKPVLKKLSELYALTRMETHFAWYLENDYLAGVKSRAIRSQVNALCRELKPEAVGLVDAFGIPEAFLRETIGGEE, from the coding sequence ATGAAAAATCCCTCTTCTGTAACCCCACTTTCACCCGGCCAAATGAGTACGGGTGTGTCGTATTTCCTTCCACTGATCTATATTGCCTGGTCTGATGAAGTATTAACGCCCACGGAAATAGCGTCGCTGGAAGCAATCGTAAAAAAGCAGGAATGGCTGGAGCCGGATGAAAAAAACATCATCATTTCTTATCTCAATCCTAAAAATGCGCCTTCCCGGATGGAGCTCACTGACTGGAAACAAACCATCCTTCAGGCTGCTGAAAATCTCCCGGTTTCCTCCCGAAACGATCTGCTCAAACTCAGCCGGGAAATCGCAGGGATTAGTTCCTCCGGCAAAATGGAAGCCGCTGCGATGATTGCCCTTCAGGAGGTAGAAGATGCCCTGGGGCTGATCACCAAAGAAGCTGTCAGCGAATTATTGCAAGAGCGGCATGCTGAAACGCCTGTGGAACTACCGAAAATACCTACTCCTTCTTTTGACACGGTTGTTCTTCAAAACCTCCTTGACGGCCCGGAAAAACCTACGCTCGATAAGGTGCGCCGGTTGCTGGCCGACCCGGTATTTTCTCTGGAAAAGGTAAGCCCGGTAAAGGAAATCTATCGGGAAACGATTCTCTCATGGTGTCAAATGCTGGCAGATCAGGGGTTGGGCGCCCTTTCTTACCCTATCGAAACCGGGGGCGAAAATAATATGGCCAAATATATCGCTGTGTTTGAGACGCTGGGTTATCACGACCTCAGCCTGGCGATAAAATTTGGGGTGCAATTTGGTTTGTTTGGCGGGAGTATATTGGGACTGGGTACAGAAATACATCATAAAAAATATTTACCCGATGCAGGCGCCCTCAAATTACCCGGCTGCTTTGCCATGACCGAAGCCAACCACGGCTCCAATGTCAAAGACATTGAAACAACGGCTACCTATGATATTCACAGTCAGGAATTTATTATTCATACCCCTCACTATCACGCGCACAAAGAATATATCGGTAATGCAGCCGTACACGGGAAAATGGCGACAGTTTTTGCGCAGCTCTACACTGGCGGCGAATGTTATGGCGTTCATGCCATCGTGGTGCCGATCCGCGACGAAAACGGACAGCCTTTGCCTGGGGTAAGAATTGAAGACAGTGGCCGTAAACTCGGGTTAAATGGTGTGGACAACGGGCGGATCTGGTTTGACCAGGTGCGTGTACCCCGCGAAAATCTACTCAACCGCTTTGCCGATGTAAGTCCTGAAGGGGAATATTCCAGTCCCATTACCAGCGACTCCCGGCGGTTTTTCACCATGCTAGGCACGCTCGTGGGAGGAAGAGTCTGTGTACCTATAGCAGGACTGAGCGCCGCCAAAACCGGGCTGACCATCGCTATTCGCTATGGCGCAAAACGCAGGCAATTTGGCCCGGCGGGACAACCCGAAACCGTGATTCTCGATTACCAGACCCATCAGCGGCGGTTATTGCCCCTGCTAGCCAATGCCTATGCTTACCACTTTGCGCATCGCTATATGGCGCAGCGATTTCTAAGCCAGAGTGAAGCCGATGCCCGCGAACTGGAAGCACTTGCTGCCGGGTTGAAAGCAATGAGCACATGGAATACTACCCGCACCTTGCAGGAATGTCGCGAAGCCTGTGGCGGAAATGGTTATCTCGCTGTAAACCGCTTCGCCGATCTAAAGGCAGATACGGAGATATTTACCACTTTTGAAGGGGATAATACCGTGCTGATGCAATTAGTTGCCAAAGGCAGGCTGACTGACTTTAGGCAGGAATTTAGTTCGATGAATTTTTTCGGAATTGTCAATTATGCCGCACGGCAAGCAGCGAAGTCCCTGCTGGAGCAAAATCCTTTTGTGATTCGCACGACAGGAGAGGACCATTTGCGCGACAGCGAGTTTCACCTGTCGATGTTTCGTTATCGTGAAGAGGATATGGTCATGTCATCAGCGCGGCGCCTGAAGCAGCGGATTGAAAGCGGAATGGACTCCTATCAGGCGTTTATCGAAGTGCAATATCACCTGATGGGTATGGCAGAAGCCTATGTAGATCGCGTGGTGCTGGAGCAGTTTGTACAGGCTGTGGAAGCATGCGAAGACCCTGCGTTGAAACCGGTGCTGAAAAAACTCAGTGAGCTGTATGCCTTGACCCGGATGGAAACACATTTTGCGTGGTATCTGGAAAACGACTACCTCGCCGGCGTGAAGAGCCGCGCCATCCGGAGCCAGGTCAATGCTCTGTGCCGCGAGTTGAAGCCGGAGGCGGTAGGGTTAGTAGATGCCTTTGGGATTCCGGAGGCGTTTTTACGGGAGACGATTGGAGGGGAGGAGTAG
- the crtI gene encoding phytoene desaturase family protein, giving the protein MQKDKKVIVIGSGFAGLTAASVLAKEGYTVTILEKNDQAGGRASIWEKDGFTFDMGPSWYWMPEVFEAYFNLFGKSVSDYYQLVRLDPGYRVYFGKDDFVDVPADMGKLEALFEKEEAGAAAKLREFLKQAAYKYEVGMKDYVFRPSHSITEFIDYRLIRESFRIQMFSSMRTHVRKYFTNPRLRKILEFPVLFLGATPANTPALYSMMNHADLTLGTWYPMGGMYEIVKAMVSLAESVGVEIKLNHEVQKIVVDNGKASKVITAQGEFTADVVIANADYQHADQALLDKPWRNYNSRYWENRTMSPSSLLFYMGLNRKVADIQHHNLFFDEDFDLHAEEIYTHPKWPTRPLFYVSSTTKTDPGVAPEGLENMFILIPLAPGLEDSDAQREAIYQKVMDRYAAITGDDIRDSVILRRSYAMRDFEKDYHSFKGNAYGLANTLLQTAFFKPKLKSRKVSNLYYTGHLTVPGPGVPPSLISGQVVAKEVMRNF; this is encoded by the coding sequence ATGCAGAAAGATAAAAAGGTAATTGTCATAGGTTCAGGATTTGCAGGGCTTACTGCCGCATCTGTACTGGCGAAGGAAGGATATACGGTTACGATTCTGGAAAAAAACGACCAGGCTGGCGGCAGGGCGAGCATCTGGGAAAAAGACGGTTTTACCTTTGATATGGGTCCCAGTTGGTATTGGATGCCGGAAGTATTCGAGGCGTATTTTAATCTTTTCGGGAAATCAGTTTCCGACTATTATCAACTCGTGCGGCTCGATCCGGGTTACAGGGTATATTTTGGGAAAGATGATTTTGTAGATGTGCCGGCTGATATGGGCAAGCTGGAAGCACTTTTTGAAAAAGAGGAAGCCGGTGCAGCGGCGAAACTCCGCGAATTTTTGAAACAGGCCGCATACAAGTACGAGGTCGGGATGAAAGACTACGTTTTCCGCCCGTCTCATTCTATCACCGAATTTATCGACTATCGCCTGATCAGGGAGAGTTTCCGCATACAGATGTTTAGCTCCATGCGCACACATGTGCGAAAATATTTCACCAACCCCCGCCTCCGAAAAATCCTCGAATTTCCGGTGCTGTTTCTCGGCGCCACCCCAGCCAATACGCCCGCACTTTACAGCATGATGAACCATGCCGACCTTACCCTCGGTACCTGGTACCCGATGGGCGGAATGTACGAAATCGTAAAGGCAATGGTCTCTCTGGCTGAATCTGTCGGCGTAGAGATCAAACTCAACCATGAGGTACAAAAGATTGTGGTTGACAATGGGAAGGCATCGAAAGTCATCACCGCTCAGGGCGAATTTACCGCTGACGTGGTCATCGCCAATGCCGACTACCAACACGCCGACCAGGCCCTGCTTGACAAACCCTGGCGCAACTACAATTCCCGATACTGGGAAAACCGCACAATGTCACCTTCGAGCCTGTTGTTCTACATGGGCCTCAACCGTAAAGTTGCTGATATCCAGCACCATAACCTGTTTTTTGACGAAGACTTTGACCTCCACGCAGAGGAAATTTATACGCACCCGAAGTGGCCGACACGTCCGCTGTTTTATGTATCAAGTACTACAAAAACAGACCCGGGCGTAGCACCCGAAGGGCTCGAAAATATGTTTATTCTTATTCCGCTTGCACCGGGGCTGGAAGACAGCGATGCGCAACGCGAGGCTATTTACCAGAAAGTCATGGACCGGTATGCAGCTATTACAGGCGACGATATACGTGATTCGGTGATTTTGAGGAGAAGTTATGCGATGCGCGATTTTGAGAAGGATTATCACTCCTTCAAGGGAAATGCCTATGGGCTGGCAAATACGCTGTTACAGACGGCCTTTTTCAAACCCAAACTCAAGTCTCGCAAGGTTAGCAACCTGTACTATACCGGCCATCTGACGGTACCCGGACCGGGCGTTCCCCCTTCATTGATTTCCGGACAGGTTGTGGCGAAAGAGGTAATGCGAAACTTTTGA
- a CDS encoding D-aminoacylase, whose protein sequence is MRLIYIILLSGLVVFFSCRQPSVESFDILIENGQVFLGDSTAARSVSIGIRGDTIAWIGNHKNVTATLRIDASGLIVAPGFIDPHTHTLEDLLDTADRANLPFLMQGVTTVVTGNDGGGPRDIAGTFSRFEAGGIGTNAALYIGHGTIRSLVMGAADRIPTEEELSKMKEMVRAGMEAGALGLSTGLYYAPGSFSKTEEVIELSKVAAAHGGIYDSHIRDESSYNIGLLGAIGEVVQIAREAKISAHIAHIKALGTDVWGKSREVVEMVENARKEGLDITADQYPYLASGTSVEAALLPRWVMTDSRKAYLQRLSDPSLLPRIKEETRENLRRRGGAATILITETKDSALLGKNLAEIAAERNADPVEVALDIARKGGAGVASFNMNPDDLTYFMKQPWVMTGSDGSGGHPRKYGTFPLKYREFVREKGLLTPAEFICKSSGQVAETLGIEKRGFLRMGYFADIVIFDPETFTDKADFSHPRQLAEGIQYLLVNGTPAIVEGNYTGVLPGRPIRKAK, encoded by the coding sequence ATGCGACTGATTTATATCATACTTCTGAGCGGCCTCGTGGTTTTTTTCTCCTGCAGACAACCATCGGTCGAATCTTTTGATATCCTCATTGAAAATGGGCAGGTATTTTTGGGCGATTCGACCGCCGCACGGTCTGTTTCCATCGGCATTCGCGGAGATACGATTGCCTGGATCGGAAACCATAAAAATGTAACGGCAACTCTGCGTATTGATGCCTCCGGACTGATTGTGGCGCCGGGGTTCATTGATCCGCACACACATACTCTGGAAGATTTGCTGGATACCGCCGACCGCGCCAACCTGCCTTTTCTCATGCAAGGCGTTACTACTGTTGTGACGGGAAATGACGGCGGTGGGCCCCGCGATATTGCAGGTACTTTTTCCCGGTTTGAAGCCGGGGGAATAGGTACAAATGCCGCACTCTATATCGGCCATGGAACCATTCGCAGTCTCGTTATGGGCGCGGCAGATCGAATTCCTACAGAAGAAGAGCTATCTAAAATGAAGGAAATGGTAAGGGCAGGGATGGAGGCAGGTGCTTTGGGACTTTCGACAGGATTGTATTATGCGCCGGGGAGTTTTTCAAAAACAGAGGAGGTAATCGAATTGTCAAAAGTAGCAGCCGCTCACGGGGGGATTTATGATTCGCATATCCGCGACGAAAGTTCCTATAATATCGGACTGTTAGGTGCGATAGGGGAAGTGGTGCAAATCGCCAGGGAGGCAAAAATTTCCGCACATATTGCGCATATCAAGGCATTGGGAACAGATGTATGGGGGAAAAGCCGTGAAGTAGTAGAAATGGTTGAAAATGCACGAAAGGAAGGCCTGGACATCACGGCAGACCAATACCCCTATCTGGCTTCCGGCACGAGTGTGGAGGCTGCGCTTTTGCCCCGGTGGGTAATGACTGATTCGAGAAAGGCATATCTCCAGCGGCTAAGCGATCCGTCACTTTTGCCCCGTATCAAAGAAGAAACCCGCGAAAACCTGCGAAGGCGCGGGGGAGCCGCAACGATTCTGATCACCGAAACAAAGGATTCTGCACTATTGGGAAAAAACCTGGCGGAAATTGCTGCTGAAAGGAATGCCGATCCTGTGGAAGTAGCCCTCGACATTGCCCGGAAGGGTGGGGCAGGGGTCGCCTCATTTAATATGAATCCCGATGACCTGACTTATTTTATGAAACAACCCTGGGTGATGACTGGATCAGATGGTTCTGGCGGGCATCCTCGAAAATATGGCACATTTCCCCTGAAGTATAGAGAATTTGTCAGAGAAAAAGGGTTGTTGACACCGGCAGAATTTATCTGTAAAAGCAGCGGACAGGTAGCCGAAACCCTGGGAATAGAGAAAAGAGGGTTTCTTCGAATGGGCTATTTCGCAGATATCGTCATATTTGATCCGGAAACATTCACAGATAAAGCTGATTTTTCCCACCCGCGACAGTTGGCCGAAGGGATACAGTACCTATTGGTAAACGGTACGCCTGCCATTGTAGAGGGAAATTACACCGGTGTTTTACCCGGACGACCTATTCGAAAGGCAAAATAA
- a CDS encoding NAD(P)H-dependent oxidoreductase, with protein sequence MKVSIILGSVREGRKTHRVAHHLVKLLDAQPGVETLLMDLESYDLPLLKDRWEEQVPVNPVLAEFSARLKSSDALIFVSPEYHGSYTGVLKNAVDHFWTEFSRKPIGVVATGAGKFGGINASTEMQLLILSLGAFPMPYKLLVPNVNKIFASDDMPLDEQFEKSVDKFVSEFLWFAGALAKAKKPVLSQK encoded by the coding sequence ATGAAGGTATCCATCATACTGGGAAGTGTACGGGAAGGGCGTAAAACGCACAGAGTTGCTCATCATCTGGTGAAACTACTGGATGCACAACCTGGAGTCGAAACCCTGCTGATGGATCTGGAGTCCTATGATCTGCCGTTGCTCAAAGATCGCTGGGAAGAGCAGGTACCTGTAAACCCTGTTTTGGCAGAATTTAGCGCCCGGCTAAAATCGTCGGATGCCCTGATTTTTGTTTCTCCGGAGTACCACGGCAGTTATACCGGTGTTTTGAAAAACGCGGTTGACCATTTCTGGACAGAATTCAGCCGCAAGCCCATTGGCGTTGTGGCTACCGGTGCGGGTAAATTTGGGGGAATCAATGCCAGCACCGAAATGCAATTGTTGATTTTGTCTTTAGGTGCGTTTCCCATGCCTTACAAATTGCTGGTACCCAATGTCAATAAGATATTCGCCTCGGATGACATGCCATTGGACGAGCAGTTTGAAAAGAGTGTGGATAAATTTGTCTCCGAGTTTCTCTGGTTTGCGGGTGCATTGGCGAAAGCTAAAAAGCCGGTTCTTTCTCAAAAATAG
- a CDS encoding NAD(P)/FAD-dependent oxidoreductase, giving the protein MKAVVPMTNKPRVLIVGGGFGGITLAKTLRNSPFQIVMIDKHNYHTFQPLLYQVATGGLEPDSIAFPLRKIFKNQENFIFRMATVENIDTTKNIVNTSIGEIRYDYLVLATGSATNFFGMNDLEKEAVGMKSIPEALDLRSLILQNFETALQQANGEIKDVLLKFVVVGGGPTGVETSGALAELKRHVLPSDYPELDLRQMEIHLLEAGDQLLAGMSEKSSADAKVALEELGVHVWLNTMVTGYDGTHVSTNLNKELEASTVIWAAGVKGNLVEGLGKEVVERGNRLAVDEFNKVKGYSNVFAIGDLALMRTEDYPNGHPQVAPGAIQQGERLGKNLIRTYKKQELVPFSYFDKGSMATIGRNKAVMDFRKLHLKGFVAWLGWMFVHILYLIGFRNRLVVFVNWVWSYFTYDKGTRLIIRPFRKKENTEVIKI; this is encoded by the coding sequence ATGAAAGCAGTAGTCCCGATGACCAACAAACCCCGCGTGCTGATCGTTGGCGGAGGTTTTGGAGGAATTACGCTCGCAAAAACCCTGCGCAATAGTCCCTTCCAGATCGTCATGATCGACAAACATAATTATCATACCTTCCAACCCTTACTGTATCAGGTCGCTACGGGTGGTCTGGAGCCCGATTCCATTGCCTTTCCGCTACGCAAGATTTTCAAAAATCAGGAAAACTTTATCTTCCGGATGGCAACCGTTGAAAATATAGATACAACTAAAAATATCGTCAACACCAGCATCGGTGAAATCCGCTACGACTATCTGGTTCTGGCCACCGGTAGTGCCACCAATTTTTTCGGAATGAATGACCTGGAAAAAGAGGCCGTCGGTATGAAATCCATTCCGGAAGCGCTGGATCTTCGCAGTCTGATTCTCCAAAACTTTGAAACGGCCCTCCAGCAGGCAAATGGGGAAATTAAAGATGTGCTGCTCAAATTTGTCGTAGTAGGCGGCGGCCCAACAGGAGTCGAAACCTCAGGAGCGCTGGCAGAACTCAAACGCCACGTGCTGCCCAGCGATTATCCCGAACTAGACCTCAGGCAAATGGAAATTCACCTGCTGGAAGCGGGTGACCAACTACTGGCAGGTATGTCTGAAAAATCTTCGGCAGATGCAAAAGTTGCATTGGAAGAACTTGGCGTCCACGTCTGGCTAAATACTATGGTAACCGGCTATGACGGCACGCATGTTTCGACCAACCTCAACAAAGAACTCGAAGCTTCTACCGTGATCTGGGCAGCCGGTGTAAAGGGAAACCTCGTCGAAGGACTGGGCAAAGAAGTAGTTGAGCGGGGAAACCGGCTGGCAGTGGATGAGTTTAACAAAGTAAAAGGCTATAGCAACGTATTTGCTATCGGAGACCTTGCGCTTATGCGAACAGAAGACTATCCCAACGGCCATCCACAAGTAGCTCCGGGTGCTATTCAACAGGGAGAAAGATTAGGCAAAAACCTGATCCGGACCTATAAAAAGCAGGAACTGGTTCCGTTTAGCTATTTTGATAAAGGCTCAATGGCAACCATAGGCCGAAACAAAGCGGTGATGGATTTCCGCAAGTTGCACCTCAAAGGATTTGTCGCATGGCTGGGATGGATGTTTGTTCACATCTTATACCTGATTGGTTTCCGCAACCGGCTGGTAGTATTTGTCAACTGGGTATGGAGTTATTTCACCTACGACAAAGGCACAAGGCTGATTATCCGGCCATTCAGAAAAAAAGAGAACACTGAGGTAATCAAAATTTAA
- a CDS encoding ferredoxin--NADP reductase, with product MRRKFYSVAIDEIRDEVPGVYSLYFINPDPEVFTYFPGQYLTVRIQLGGEDFRRCFSLSSSPFCDDRLCITLKRIPGGVVTNYLRDNLKAGDLLDIMPPMGNFAAEMNPVEPRHYILIGGGSGITPLMSMVKSVLTAEPESEISLWYGNRSESDIIFREEILAWQKKYSDRFFLHLTLSQPDENWKGFSGRLDKNRIYDLISEVFMTSELRKVYYICGPEGMIEAALSALEKHAVNPADIHREHYLAPAPDEQDETEVEEPTETSLSDGEETYVLTTQKVRVIMDGETHEITVEPDQVILRAAVKADLDPPYACQSGICTTCRAMLYSGVVSMDETEGLSEEEINEGFILTCQAHPLTADVEIEYR from the coding sequence ATGAGAAGAAAATTTTATTCAGTTGCCATAGATGAAATCCGGGACGAAGTGCCGGGTGTGTATTCTTTATATTTTATTAATCCTGACCCTGAGGTTTTTACCTATTTTCCCGGACAGTATCTGACGGTAAGAATTCAGCTGGGAGGCGAAGATTTTCGGCGGTGTTTTTCATTGTCCAGTTCTCCGTTTTGCGATGACCGGCTTTGTATTACTTTGAAGCGAATCCCCGGTGGAGTTGTAACCAATTATTTGCGGGACAATTTAAAGGCGGGAGACCTCCTCGACATCATGCCGCCGATGGGCAATTTTGCCGCAGAAATGAACCCTGTGGAGCCCCGGCATTATATTCTCATAGGAGGAGGCAGTGGTATTACGCCGTTGATGTCTATGGTAAAATCTGTGCTTACGGCAGAGCCTGAAAGTGAAATCTCCTTGTGGTATGGCAACCGTAGCGAGTCTGATATCATTTTTCGGGAGGAAATTTTAGCCTGGCAAAAAAAATATTCCGACCGGTTTTTTCTTCATCTGACACTTTCGCAGCCCGATGAAAACTGGAAGGGATTTTCCGGGCGTCTTGACAAAAACCGTATATACGACCTGATTTCGGAGGTATTTATGACTTCCGAGCTCCGCAAAGTGTATTATATCTGTGGCCCGGAGGGAATGATCGAGGCTGCGCTTTCAGCCCTGGAAAAACACGCGGTGAACCCGGCAGATATTCACCGCGAACATTATCTGGCTCCCGCTCCCGACGAACAGGATGAGACCGAAGTGGAAGAGCCCACAGAAACCTCCCTGAGCGATGGAGAGGAGACTTATGTTTTGACGACTCAAAAGGTGAGGGTAATCATGGATGGCGAAACCCATGAAATCACGGTCGAACCCGATCAGGTCATTCTTCGCGCTGCGGTAAAAGCGGACTTGGATCCGCCTTATGCCTGCCAGTCGGGAATCTGCACGACTTGCCGCGCGATGTTGTATTCAGGCGTAGTTTCTATGGATGAAACCGAAGGGTTGAGTGAGGAGGAAATCAACGAAGGATTTATTCTGACCTGCCAGGCACATCCGCTGACAGCAGATGTGGAGATCGAGTACCGGTAA